A genome region from Triticum aestivum cultivar Chinese Spring chromosome 2B, IWGSC CS RefSeq v2.1, whole genome shotgun sequence includes the following:
- the LOC123041802 gene encoding 40S ribosomal protein S25 isoform X4, giving the protein MAVKKDNKAAASSSAAKPAKAGSGKQKQKKKKEKLNNAVLFDQPTYDKMLSEAPKYKLVTPSVLSERLRINVSLAKRGIKDLMARGLVRGVSLHASQQIFTRATNVPSS; this is encoded by the exons ATG GCCGTGAAGAAGGACAACAAGGCGGCGGCATCCTCGTCGGCGGCGAAGCCCGCCAAGGCCGGCAGCGGGAaacagaagcagaagaagaag AAGGAGAAGCTCAACAACGCCGTGCTGTTCGACCAGCCCACCTACGACAAGATGCTGTCCGAGGCGCCCAAGTACAAGCTCGTCACCCCCTCCGTCCTCTCCGAGCGCCTTAGG ATCAATGTGTCCCTGGCTAAGAGGGGCATCAAGGACTTGATGGCAAGGGGGCTCGTAAGGGGAGTGTCACTTCATGCCAGCCAGCAGATTTTCACCAGGGCCACCAATGTACCATCGAGTTAG
- the LOC123041802 gene encoding 40S ribosomal protein S25 isoform X1 — MAVKKDNKAAASSSAAKPAKAGSGKQKQKKKKWSKGKQKEKLNNAVLFDQPTYDKMLSEAPKYKLVTPSVLSERLRINVSLAKRGIKDLMARGLVRGVSLHASQQIFTRATNVPSS; from the exons ATG GCCGTGAAGAAGGACAACAAGGCGGCGGCATCCTCGTCGGCGGCGAAGCCCGCCAAGGCCGGCAGCGGGAaacagaagcagaagaagaag AAGTGGAGCAAGGGAAAGCAGAAGGAGAAGCTCAACAACGCCGTGCTGTTCGACCAGCCCACCTACGACAAGATGCTGTCCGAGGCGCCCAAGTACAAGCTCGTCACCCCCTCCGTCCTCTCCGAGCGCCTTAGG ATCAATGTGTCCCTGGCTAAGAGGGGCATCAAGGACTTGATGGCAAGGGGGCTCGTAAGGGGAGTGTCACTTCATGCCAGCCAGCAGATTTTCACCAGGGCCACCAATGTACCATCGAGTTAG
- the LOC123041802 gene encoding 40S ribosomal protein S25 isoform X2 — MAVKKDNKAAASSSAAKPAKAGSGKQKQKKKGKQKEKLNNAVLFDQPTYDKMLSEAPKYKLVTPSVLSERLRINVSLAKRGIKDLMARGLVRGVSLHASQQIFTRATNVPSS; from the exons ATG GCCGTGAAGAAGGACAACAAGGCGGCGGCATCCTCGTCGGCGGCGAAGCCCGCCAAGGCCGGCAGCGGGAaacagaagcagaagaagaag GGAAAGCAGAAGGAGAAGCTCAACAACGCCGTGCTGTTCGACCAGCCCACCTACGACAAGATGCTGTCCGAGGCGCCCAAGTACAAGCTCGTCACCCCCTCCGTCCTCTCCGAGCGCCTTAGG ATCAATGTGTCCCTGGCTAAGAGGGGCATCAAGGACTTGATGGCAAGGGGGCTCGTAAGGGGAGTGTCACTTCATGCCAGCCAGCAGATTTTCACCAGGGCCACCAATGTACCATCGAGTTAG
- the LOC123041802 gene encoding 40S ribosomal protein S25 isoform X3: MAVKKDNKAAASSSAAKPAKAGSGKQKQKKKQKEKLNNAVLFDQPTYDKMLSEAPKYKLVTPSVLSERLRINVSLAKRGIKDLMARGLVRGVSLHASQQIFTRATNVPSS; encoded by the exons ATG GCCGTGAAGAAGGACAACAAGGCGGCGGCATCCTCGTCGGCGGCGAAGCCCGCCAAGGCCGGCAGCGGGAaacagaagcagaagaagaag CAGAAGGAGAAGCTCAACAACGCCGTGCTGTTCGACCAGCCCACCTACGACAAGATGCTGTCCGAGGCGCCCAAGTACAAGCTCGTCACCCCCTCCGTCCTCTCCGAGCGCCTTAGG ATCAATGTGTCCCTGGCTAAGAGGGGCATCAAGGACTTGATGGCAAGGGGGCTCGTAAGGGGAGTGTCACTTCATGCCAGCCAGCAGATTTTCACCAGGGCCACCAATGTACCATCGAGTTAG